DNA sequence from the Virgibacillus proomii genome:
TACGCCACCGCTGGAAAACGCCAAATATTTCCTAACCCAACAGCAGACCCTATTGCCGCCAAAATAAATCCAGCTCTTGTTCCCCATTGAGAACGAGTTTCCATTCTTTAACCTCCTTTTCCTTTTATTGTTAATTAATGAAAATTTTTGAAAGGTTTACTCTTTTCAGATATTTATGGTTGTATTATAACGGCACTTTTATCTTATGTCAAAATATTTTAATATCAAAACTAATTAATAAATTAACTATAGTTATCCCAAGGTAAAAACGAATATAAATACCTACACATTAAAAGAGGCTGGGACATAACGAAAATAGCTGATTAAAAAACGAACAATAAATCGTCCTTGTACTATAAGTAAAGTATAAAATTTTAGGCTTTATCTCGCATGTAAGGTGTCGTAAGACTCCCACTTCAAAATCTTGAGTTGATAAAAAGGTCTAAGTGGGAGAAAACGGCACCTAAATGCCCGATTCGTTTAAAGGCCTTTAGGTCATACCCTTGCGGTACTAACATTCCGTGTAAAAAGCATTCTACTGAATGAAGTTTCACTTTATCGTATAAGAAAAACAAACCGAACAATTCATTTACAATTGTTCGGTTTTTGCTATTTCGTATTTACTTATGTCCCAGCCTCGTTTTAATGCTTTGCTTTTGTAGTTCTTAAAAAATGTGTTAGGATTGCAAAACCAATAATAATAGCCATCGTCACAAGCAACGGTAAGACAATTTGACTAGTAAATCCTATAATTAAATAACCTACAGCTGCAGCTAAAGCTGAGAGAATGGCATATGGAAGCTGGGTCATCACGTGATCAATATGATTTGCTCCTGCCCCCGTTGAGGATAAAATAGTCGTATCAGAAATTGGAGTACAATGATCACCAAATACTGCACCAGCAAGCACAGCTGCCATGGATGGCAACAGCATCTCCATATCTGTAATTGCTGTTACTTCAACTGCTATCGGCAGCATAATACCAAACGTTCCCCATGATGTACCTGTAGCAAGCGCCATAAAGCCAGCAATGATAAAAAATAAAAAGGGTAAAAAAGCTGGGTTTAAGGATGAGTTATTTACAATACCAGCTAAATACTCGCCTGTTTTTAATTCTCCAATTATCGAGCCGATAACCCAAGCTAACAACAAAATATAAATAGCAGGGAGCATGGTTTTCATACCTTCGAGTATAATCTTCACTGTTGAATTGCTTTGTCCGGCTTGTCTAATATGAAACAAATAACAAGTAATAACGGCAACTGCTCCACCAAAAAATAGCGAAAGATTGACATTCGTATTAGCAAATATGGTCAAGATGCTGATATCACCTTCTGCAGCCATTGCCCCAGTAATCATCATGGAAGAAACAGTTGCAATAATTAGTACTGCAATCGGGACTAACAAATGATAAATTCTTCCGTTTTTATTTGGCGTAAAAATATCACTTAAATCTCCAGATACATTGTTTTTATTGGGACCAATCAAATCACCGGTTTCCATTGCCCTTGTTTCATGCTTTTGCATTGGGCCTAAATCCATTTTTAAGTAAGCAACTAAAAATACACTAATAATTGCACCTATTGCATAAAAATTAAAAGGAATCATTTTAATAAAAGCTTCTAAAGGTTCAAGTGAAGTTACTCCATTTGCAGCAAATATCCCGCCCATAGTACCAATAATGTAAGCACCCCAACTGGAAATGGGAGATACAACAGTTACCGGTGCTGAAGTGGAATCAATAATATATGCAAGTTTTGCTCGTGAAATTTTATGTCGATCCGTTAATGGCCGAGCTATTTGGCCAACTGCTAAACTATTAAAATAATCATCAATGAAAATGATAACTCCTAATAATGCACTCATTGCTTGTGCGCCACTTCGGCTTTTCACTCGTTTGATCATCCAATCACCAAATGCGCGACTTCCACCAGACGCTTGTAAGAATGCTGTCATAATACCAAGCAATAATAAAAATGATAATAACAATATATTGCCAATATTAAGTGTGTTATCAGAAATAAAAAGCGAATAAAATTGAACAACAATTTCTTTTATTGCTTCCCATATTCCAAAATCGTGAATGAGTATTGCTCCAACTACAATTCCTGTTCCTAACGATAATAATACATTTCTCGTTAATAAAACGAGCACCAGCATTAGAACTGCTGGAATAAGCGAATAAATCGTACCTTCCATTAATGTTACCTCCACTATAGTTGTTGGCAATAAGGCAGGGAAACATACTGTTAGGGGAAATGGGTGAAGGAAATGAGAATAGGATTTGCTTTTACATTAGAAAAACTTGGCTTGTCGCCAAGTCTTTATGGCGAAAGTTATCGTTTTTCTTATACGATAAACCATAAAGTTTTATACTTTCCAATAGTATAAAAAAGACAATGATAGAAAATAACCTATCATTGTCTTTACAATATACGTTATCCTCCATTTCGATCAGTAGTTCTCCATGCATATTGCTGTTTGCATGACAGTATACTCCTTATTCAAAAGTATACCAGCTATAATAAGTTCGACACTTATTACGCTTCGGCAATAAATCCTTTCATCTAACTTCATCGTTATCATCCTCAGTCAGACTACTAATATCCATTGCGCCTCTACCTCACCGATCTGATAAGGTGTTATTTATTTTATTTAGCAAAGTATATTATAACAAACCATTAATC
Encoded proteins:
- a CDS encoding Na+/H+ antiporter NhaC family protein encodes the protein MEGTIYSLIPAVLMLVLVLLTRNVLLSLGTGIVVGAILIHDFGIWEAIKEIVVQFYSLFISDNTLNIGNILLLSFLLLLGIMTAFLQASGGSRAFGDWMIKRVKSRSGAQAMSALLGVIIFIDDYFNSLAVGQIARPLTDRHKISRAKLAYIIDSTSAPVTVVSPISSWGAYIIGTMGGIFAANGVTSLEPLEAFIKMIPFNFYAIGAIISVFLVAYLKMDLGPMQKHETRAMETGDLIGPNKNNVSGDLSDIFTPNKNGRIYHLLVPIAVLIIATVSSMMITGAMAAEGDISILTIFANTNVNLSLFFGGAVAVITCYLFHIRQAGQSNSTVKIILEGMKTMLPAIYILLLAWVIGSIIGELKTGEYLAGIVNNSSLNPAFLPFLFFIIAGFMALATGTSWGTFGIMLPIAVEVTAITDMEMLLPSMAAVLAGAVFGDHCTPISDTTILSSTGAGANHIDHVMTQLPYAILSALAAAVGYLIIGFTSQIVLPLLVTMAIIIGFAILTHFLRTTKAKH